A section of the Venturia canescens isolate UGA chromosome 11, ASM1945775v1, whole genome shotgun sequence genome encodes:
- the LOC122417938 gene encoding ATPase WRNIP1-like, whose protein sequence is MECPVCSEPYPLQEIEAHVETCLSLQEFEDFDAKKTKRSYPFAENSQESSKKKQKFNVDKSVPNFSKNEKTSSTNSKNEQTFNSNSKNTSNSMFEVANQGSDENKVSLAELLRPSSSDSFLGQKKLLGPDGVLRKLIKNSQLPSMILWGPPGCGKSSFIDLIVKNVRRNQQTKVVKLNAASSGIAKVREVVASAAKDLKLGGRTVLVMGQLHRFNKLQQDIFLPHVESGTFIFVGTTTENPHFSLNPALLSRCRIFEFEKLKEEETEQIVRKGISALNGSITSCPKSSVSNPNSSLTSSSLEPKFLMNDKTIQWLASSANGNAAAALGSLELAARTKISSYRSSEKQTPMLNVADLKNSLEKFYCSYNGNDDLKFQLYSALHKSVGAGHANGGLYWLARLMAMKEDPVYIAKRLIRIASEEIGLADPDALDMAVHTLQACQMIGMPECDIMLGQTVIYMARSTKSRLVEEALRRAQKTIFERKEFLGNADTKS, encoded by the exons ATGGAATGTCCGGTGTGTTCGGAACCGTATCCGTTACAAGAAATCGAGGCACACGTTGAGACGTGTTTGTCATTGCAAGAGTTCGAAGATTTTGATGCAAAGAAAACTAAGCGGTCTTATCCCTTTGCAGAAAATTCTCAagaatcatcgaaaaaaaaacaaaaatttaatgtCGATAAATCAGTTccgaacttttcaaaaaatgaaaaaacctcTAGTACGAATTCGAAAAACGAACAAACCTTCAAttcgaattcgaaaaatacttcaaattcGATGTTTGAGGTTGCCAATCAGGGAAGTgacgaaaataaagtttcACTGGCAGAATTATTGAGGCCGTCGAGTTCGGATTCCTTCTTgggtcaaaaaaaattgttgggaCCGGATGGCGTGCtgagaaaattgataaaaaattctcagCTGCCTAGCATGATTTTGTGGGGTCCACCAGGCTGTGGCAag AGCTCGTTCATCGACTTAATTGTCAAAAATGTCAGAAGAAACCAGCAAACAAAGGTTGTCAAATTAAATGCAGCTTCTTCTGGTATAGCGAAGGTCAGAGAAGTCGTAGCTTCAGCTGCTAAAGACCTCAAGCTTGGGGGTCGCACAGTTCTTGTCATGGGCCAGCTTCACCGCTTCAATAAACTGCAACAAGACATTTTCCTGCCGCATGTTGAATCCggcacttttatttttgtcggTACAACCACGGAGAATCCCCATTTTTCACTCAATCCTGCTCTTCTTTCTCGCTGCAGAAttttcgagtttgaaaaattgaaagaggaagaaactGAGCAAATTGTGAGAAAAGGCATTTCTGCACTCAACGGCTCAATTACGTCTTGTCCAAAGAGCTCCGTTTCAAACCCAAACTCTTCGCTGACCTCTTCTTCCTTGGAACCCAAATTTCTTATGAATGATAAAACCATACAATGGTTAGCGAGTTCTGCAAATGGCAATGCCGCTGCTGCCCTTGGGAGCCTCGAATTAGCTGCTCGAACTAAAATTTCCAGCTATCGGAGCTCTGAAAAGCAAACTCCAATGCTGAATGTTGCAGATCTTAAAAATAGCCTCGAAAAATTCTACTGTTCCTATAACGGCAATGACGATCTGaagtttcaactttattcTGCTCTCCATAAGTCTGTTGGAGCTGGACACGCCAATGGCGGGCTTTATTGGCTGGCAAGACTCATGGCTATGAAAGAAGATCCTGTTTATATTGCCAAACGATTAATCAGGATTGCCAGTGAAGAGATAGGTCTTGCAGATCCTGATGCTTTGG acATGGCAGTCCATACGCTACAAGCTTGTCAAATGATCGGAATGCCAGAGTGTGATATTATGTTGGGTCAAACAGTCATTTATATGGCTCGCTCAACAAAGTCTCGATTAGTTGAGGAAGCTCTGCGAAGAGCCCAGAAAACGATATTCGAGCGAAAAGAATTCTTAGGGAATGCTGATACAAAATCGTGA
- the Tmx3 gene encoding protein disulfide-isomerase TMX3 isoform X1, whose amino-acid sequence MASLIRITLIAVFCALFATTAASRVLELSDRFLEIHKEGQWLVMMYAPWCAHCKRLDPIWAHVAQHLYATSIRVGRVDCTRFTSVAHNFNIRGYPSILFLKGEQQFTYNGDRTKDEIVKFALRLNGPPVQEIKKTESFDTIKRDRGLYFLYVGERSGPLWDLYHQTADMFQPHAFFYQSHPVVVDRHAPVENTPAIFVYKENKHYTFTGHNHSDIVKLNETIYKWINAERFATFPKVTRGNINQLFLTKKNLVLAVVEENAVEDVAPDMLEFRDMVESIIKEKRDKYHEHFQFGWIANGDWINSIAMKVLPLPSLIVINTSTSHHHIPDDEPRKLTPQAIEMFLDHIHNDTAQKYGGNGWLVQIYRSWFDLKMTLSSMWKGNPVVTVVVFGLPALFLSLICYGICCPDFLDAGEDEDGETNGSHMKRD is encoded by the exons ATGGCTTCTCTAATAAGGATTACCCTCATAGCTGTATTTTGTG ccCTTTTTGCAACTACTGCTGCTTCTCGGGTTTTGGAATTAAGTGACAG ATTTCTAGAAATTCACAAAGAAGGACAATGGCTCGTTATG ATGTATGCACCTTGGTGTGCCCATTGCAAACGACTGGACCCCATTTGGGCTCATGTTGCTCAACACCTTTACGCTACCTCTATAAGAGTTGGCCGAGTCGATTGCACTCGGTTCACAAGCGTTGCTCACAATTTCAACATCCGAGGCTATCCTTCCATTTtatt TTTGAAAGGTGAGCAACAATTTACGTACAACGGCGATCGTACGAAAGATGAAATAGTTAAATTTGCTTTGAGACTGAATGGTCCACCAGTCCAAGAGATTAAAAAAACCGAGAGCTTTGATACGATCAAAAGAGATCGTGGCTTGTACTTTTTGTACGTCGGCGAACGTTCTGGTCCGTTATGg GATCTTTATCATCAAACTGCAGACATGTTTCAACCTCACGCATTCTTCTACCAATCGCATCCGGTCGTGGTCGACCGACATGCTCCGGTGGAAAATACTCCTGCAATTTTTGTCTACAAAGAGAACAAACACTATACATTCACGG GACACAATCACAGCGACATCGTTAAACTGAACGAAACAATATACAAGTGGATAAACGCTGAAAGATTTGCCACTTTTCCAAAAGTTACTCGTGGCAACatcaatcaattatttttaaccAAGAAAAATCTTGTTCTCGCTGTCGTTGAAGAAAACGCTGTCGAAGACGTCGCCCCGGATATGCTCGAGTTCCGGGACATGGTAGAATCCATTATTAAGGAAAAACGCGATAAATATCACGA ACACTTCCAATTTGGCTGGATTGCGAATGGAGACTGGATCAATAGTATTGCTATGAAAGTCTTGCCTTTGCCCAGCTTAATCGTAATAAATACGAGCACGAGTCATCACCATATTCCGGATGATGAGCCACGAAAATTAACTCCTCAAGCAATAGAAATGTTCCTAGATCATATTCACAACGATACTGCCCAG AAATACGGTGGAAACGGTTGGCTGGTCCAAATTTACAGATCGTGGTTCGATCTCAAAATGACACTGTCCTCGATGTGGAAGGGAAATCCGGTTGTGACAGTCGTGGTGTTCGGTTTACCAGCACTTTTTCTATCATTGATTTGTTACGGAATTTGTTGTCCTGACTTTTTGGACGCAGGCGAGGACGAAGATG GCGAAACGAACGGGAGCCACATGAAAAGGGATTGA
- the Tmx3 gene encoding protein disulfide-isomerase TMX3 isoform X2: MMYAPWCAHCKRLDPIWAHVAQHLYATSIRVGRVDCTRFTSVAHNFNIRGYPSILFLKGEQQFTYNGDRTKDEIVKFALRLNGPPVQEIKKTESFDTIKRDRGLYFLYVGERSGPLWDLYHQTADMFQPHAFFYQSHPVVVDRHAPVENTPAIFVYKENKHYTFTGHNHSDIVKLNETIYKWINAERFATFPKVTRGNINQLFLTKKNLVLAVVEENAVEDVAPDMLEFRDMVESIIKEKRDKYHEHFQFGWIANGDWINSIAMKVLPLPSLIVINTSTSHHHIPDDEPRKLTPQAIEMFLDHIHNDTAQKYGGNGWLVQIYRSWFDLKMTLSSMWKGNPVVTVVVFGLPALFLSLICYGICCPDFLDAGEDEDGETNGSHMKRD, translated from the exons ATG ATGTATGCACCTTGGTGTGCCCATTGCAAACGACTGGACCCCATTTGGGCTCATGTTGCTCAACACCTTTACGCTACCTCTATAAGAGTTGGCCGAGTCGATTGCACTCGGTTCACAAGCGTTGCTCACAATTTCAACATCCGAGGCTATCCTTCCATTTtatt TTTGAAAGGTGAGCAACAATTTACGTACAACGGCGATCGTACGAAAGATGAAATAGTTAAATTTGCTTTGAGACTGAATGGTCCACCAGTCCAAGAGATTAAAAAAACCGAGAGCTTTGATACGATCAAAAGAGATCGTGGCTTGTACTTTTTGTACGTCGGCGAACGTTCTGGTCCGTTATGg GATCTTTATCATCAAACTGCAGACATGTTTCAACCTCACGCATTCTTCTACCAATCGCATCCGGTCGTGGTCGACCGACATGCTCCGGTGGAAAATACTCCTGCAATTTTTGTCTACAAAGAGAACAAACACTATACATTCACGG GACACAATCACAGCGACATCGTTAAACTGAACGAAACAATATACAAGTGGATAAACGCTGAAAGATTTGCCACTTTTCCAAAAGTTACTCGTGGCAACatcaatcaattatttttaaccAAGAAAAATCTTGTTCTCGCTGTCGTTGAAGAAAACGCTGTCGAAGACGTCGCCCCGGATATGCTCGAGTTCCGGGACATGGTAGAATCCATTATTAAGGAAAAACGCGATAAATATCACGA ACACTTCCAATTTGGCTGGATTGCGAATGGAGACTGGATCAATAGTATTGCTATGAAAGTCTTGCCTTTGCCCAGCTTAATCGTAATAAATACGAGCACGAGTCATCACCATATTCCGGATGATGAGCCACGAAAATTAACTCCTCAAGCAATAGAAATGTTCCTAGATCATATTCACAACGATACTGCCCAG AAATACGGTGGAAACGGTTGGCTGGTCCAAATTTACAGATCGTGGTTCGATCTCAAAATGACACTGTCCTCGATGTGGAAGGGAAATCCGGTTGTGACAGTCGTGGTGTTCGGTTTACCAGCACTTTTTCTATCATTGATTTGTTACGGAATTTGTTGTCCTGACTTTTTGGACGCAGGCGAGGACGAAGATG GCGAAACGAACGGGAGCCACATGAAAAGGGATTGA
- the PDCD-5 gene encoding programmed cell death protein 5: MADPELEALRQQRLAQLQSQYKGGDAGNQQAAEEKQRQIEEFRHSILAQVLDQSARARLNTLSLGRPEKAKMVEEMLVSMAQRGQLPGRLGEEELIRLLESVNQQTRKTTTVKFDRRRAALDSDDDL, translated from the exons ATGGCGGACCCTGAACTCGAGGCACTTCGGCAACAGCGATTAGCTCAATTGCAATCACAATACaag GGTGGAGATGCAGGAAATCAACAAGCGGCAGAAGAGAAGCAAAGGCAGATAGAAGAGTTTCGTCATTCAATTCTCGCTCAAGTGTTGGACCAATCTGCCAGAGCACGac TGAATACTCTGTCGCTCGGAAGACCAGAAAAAGCAAAAATGGTGGAAGAGATGTTAGTCAGCATGGCACAGCGAGGACAACTGCCTGGTAGGCTTGGAGAAGAAGAACTGATCAGGTTGCTCGAAAGCGTTAATCAACAAACAAGAAAAACTACAACAGTCAAA tTTGATAGACGCAGAGCAGCTTTGGATTCCGACGACGATTTATAG
- the LOC122417849 gene encoding uncharacterized protein, which yields MGEGRRERSSKRRHRSNLGIGKSSSDTEVVRSNVKGHRKVKSKTKEKWHFIEGLSVDELGRYRRRRVQGHPRDTLGTHEGLDSRENLVTEYRRAFRATSEDSLLKVFTKNAAEAPIERVETERKIIEPVADEPAPVASQLFKVNDSDQMETAVERTQNMGAANLPGRPPLMRRGTSLRREGDQFYAHTEYSSYVPHEGHHRADLARRPTSLRMEGNMGTTTEQCEKFIEWLNVSRPALIRLPTNLKLEGDLETTTESLDKYVPFVGARRPELLRQKANLKLEGDSTFLPEYTDVFRPHYLNERRMPVLPESHLQTGGSFYDATESCRINEPVDKDDLKDNALDEELRIRNEREEEKRRKKEDDMKVLVSKLEELKGPPLEVPEYKDAYKDFPRERPKLMRPEDEIGRADGSKIHPVQSPSKFPTKIDQDPEYNSTLLNMERPVYRKPPLSLKPSASASSSAFEGRATREFRGNEVTSEIRSQYVPYGNLPRVETLRMPANLRLEGDIDLQPEYREAYCAGRESSVANEPRMHRHRDRSLSASRRRDNLWITNNNGEQFGSVNAADEQDAFQVLNTRIHSENVVAKPPLENRRGSRLSHMQGPTYHRPTHLDLVNSSPNARNRSPSPYRLQVQNVDAESRGFPHRRPSLSQQYSEKPRAPSPDRLHDYDQQQRSYSPSFGRIPPRKEESDDQAFVVLDNARNDRLPDNRALENRASRPLVHQNFNPTGPTRGRPRNSTPTNWMPPWYDNTKTI from the exons ATGGGCGAAGGTAGGAGGGAACGTTCTTCGAAACg CAGACACCGGTCGAATCTCGGGATCGGAAAGTCGTCATCGGACACAGAGGTCGTGAGGTCAAACGTCAAAGGTCATCGGAAGGTCAAATCAAAGACAAAGGAAAAATGGCATTTTATCGAAGGCTTGTCGGTGGACGAACTGGGCCGGTATCGACGGAGACGTGTGCAGGGGCATCCGAGGGACACGCTGGGAACGCACGAAGGGTTGGATTCCAGGGAAAACCTGGTGACGGAGTATCGAAGAGCTTTCCGAGCCACTAGCGAGGATTCGTTGCTCaaagttttcacgaaaaacgcCGCTGAAGCTCCGATCGAGAGGGTGGAAACGGAAAGGAAAATTATCGAGCCAGTGGCTGATGAACCGGCGCCAGTAGCCAGTCAATTATTCAAGGTCAATGATTCTGATCAGATGGAAACTGCTGTAGAAAGAACTCAGAATATGGGAGCTGCCAATTTGCCTGGGAGGCCGCCCCTCATGAGGAG GGGCACGAGTCTGCGACGCGAAGGTGACCAGTTTTACGCACACACGGAATACTCGTCGTACGTACCTCACGAAGGTCATCACAGAGCTGACCTTGCGCGGAGACCAACATCTTTGCGAATGGAGGGTAACATGGGCACGACGACGGAACagtgtgaaaaattcatcgagtgGTTGAACGTTAGTCGTCCAGCTCTGATTCGTCTTCCAACCAATTTGAAACTCGAGGGCGACCTTGAAACGACGACTGAGAGCCTCGACAAATATGTGCCTTTCGTCGGGGCACGAAGACCTGAATTGCTCAGGCAAAAGGCCAATTTGAAGCTTGAAGGTGACTCGACCTTTCTTCCGGAGTATACCGACGTCTTTCGACCGCATTACCTCAACG AAAGGAGAATGCCAGTTTTACCGGAATCGCATCTCCAAACCGGAGGCAGTTTTTACGACGCTACGGAAAGTTGCCGGATAAACGAACCGGTCGACAAGGATGATCTCAAGGATAATGCCCTCGATGAAGAATTAAGAATTCGAAATGaaagggaggaagaaaaacgaaggaaGAAGGAAGACGATATGAAAGTGCTGGTCTCCAAACTGGAGGAGCTCAAAGGACCACCCTTGGAAGTACCCGAATACAAAGATGCTTACAAG GATTTTCCTCGCGAGCGTCCAAAGCTGATGAGACCGGAAGACGAGATCGGCCGAGCGGATGGTTCGAAGATCCATCCGGTTCAAAGTCCGTCCAAGTTCCCGACGAAGATTGACCAGGATCCCGAGTACAATTCGACTTTATTGAACATGGAGCGTCCGGTGTACCGAAAACCTCCGTTGTCCTTGAAGCCGAGCGCGTCGGCTTCGAGCAGCGCTTTCGAGGGCCGAGCGACTCGTGAATTTCGAGGGAATGAGGTCACCAGTGAAATAAGGTCGCAATACGTCCCCTACGGGAACTTGCCACGGGTGGAAACCCTCAGGATGCCGGCCAATCTTCGTCTCGAAGGTGACATCGACCTCCAGCCTGAATACCGAGAAGCTTATTGCGCGGGAAGAGAGAGCAGCGTCGCGAACGAGCCCAGGATGCATCGGCATCGAGATCGAAGTCTGAGCGCATCGAGAAGACGCGACAATCTCTGGATAACCAATAATAATGGCGAACAATTCGGAAGCGTTAACGCTGCGGACGAGCAAGACGCTTTTCAGGTCCTCAACACGAGGATTCATTCGGAAAATGTTGTCGCGAAACCGCCTTTGGAAAATAGAAG agGCTCGAGACTTTCGCACATGCAGGGGCCAACTTATCACCGACCTACACACTTGGACTTGGTCAATTCATCCCCAAACGCTAGAAATCGTTCGCCCAGTCCCTATCGACTTCAGGTGCAAAACGTTGACGCCGAATCACGTGGTTTCCCCCACCGAAGGCCCTCTCTCTCCCAACAATACTCCGAAAAACCTCGAGCTCCTTCCCCAGACCGCCTCCACGATTACGATCAACAGCAACGATCTTATTCCCCTAGTTTTGGAAGAATTCCCCCCAGAAAAGAAGAATCCGATGATCAGGCTTTCGTCGTGCTCGATAATGCCCGAAATGATCGCCTTCCCGACAATCGAGCCCTCGAAAACCGAGCCAGTAGGCCTCTCGTTCATCAAAACTTCAATCCTACGGGGCCCACAAGGGGACGCCCAAGGAACAGTACACCGACGAACTGGATGCCACCATGGTACGATAACACGAAGACCATTTAA
- the Jabba gene encoding uncharacterized protein Jabba isoform X1 has translation MSTDGLSSPSLPQILKKMVETITSCGVLLMEATAQLSVGQAIFRLVDRFLWVMEKSFQWSLPSHELIAEENGKTFGKLELVRPLPWIFFLVVLINLRIFRMGLNIGSLILGYPRIEPAEMVRFLQKIRRRLRAIKSNGLKNIRLQTSCSKDNDQNMNHAKWRSSQLIRTIQMTLSSLSCLDSSKLSPSPPPTKIKVHINNEFPSTLEEQSTTESTTINEDPKRKYSELSSDYESSDDSEDEETIQTKIDRLAINDSTNDEDFNCADLSSLEDDEIVSSSNESEISETEIEDLRNEANLILQRTIRKVTEVETEETEVKERIEPIKNTGEDEKLVYSNAAYTTGSYDDFCSPSKLGEEAESAFYSPIGSTSPSPDRMVSNVKQEQHGRPVKKSQTENSCQNGEKHLKSGSANSGTVDKRTNGHVDEKVLSAPTHVSSKHVKSYHRGRRANNGSRKKK, from the exons ATGAGCACAGATGGACTTTCATCTCCGTCT CTtcctcaaattttgaaaaaaatggtagaaACCATAACGAGTTGTGGGGTCCTTTTGATGGAAGCCACAGCACAATTGTCAGTGGGCCAGGCGATATTTCGCCTCGTTGATCGTTTCTTGTGGGTCATGGAAAAATCGTTCCAATGGAGCTTGCCATCTCACGAATTGATAGCAG AGGAGAATGGAAAAACCTTCGGCAAATTAGAATTAGTGAGACCTTTGCCTTGGATATTCTTTTTAGTGGTATTGATAAATCTTCGTATATTCAGAATGGGATTGAATATTGGATCATTAATCCTCGGTTATCCTAGAATCGAACCTGCTGAAATG GTGAGATTTCTGCAGAAAATTCGTAGGAGGCTGAGGGCGATAAAGTCAAATGGCCTGAAAAATATAAGGCTGCAGACAAGCTGCTCGAAG GATAATGATCAAAATATGAACCATGCTAAATGGAGATCATCACAATTGATAAGAACAATCCAGATGACCCTGTCCAGCCTATCCTGTTTGGATAGCTCCAAATTAAGCCCTTCGCCACCTCCCACGAAGATTAAAGTTCACATTAACAACGAATTT CCATCAACGCTCGAAGAACAATCAACAACGGAATCAACAACGATAAACGAAGACCCGAAACGGAAATATTCGGAATTAAGCTCGGATTATGAATCCTCCGACGATTCCGAGGACGAGGAAACTATTCAGACCAAAATCGATCGTCTTGCTATCAATGACAGTACGAACGACGAAGATTTTAAC TGCGCTGATCTGTCGAGTCTTGAGGACGATGAGATCGTGAGCTCTTCGAATGAGAGTGAGATTTCCGAGACTGAAATCGAGGACCTTCGTAACGAGGCTAATCTGATCTTACAACGTACGATCCGAAAGGTCACAGAGGTCGAGACAGAAGAGACGGAGGTAAAGGAACGAATTGAGCCGATAAAG AACACGGGCGAGGACGAAAAGTTGGTTTATTCGAACGCAGCTTACACTACCGGAAGCTACGACGATTTTTGTTCCCCCTCGAAACTCGGCGAGGAGGCTGAAAGCGCATTTTATTCACCGATCGGTTCGACAAGCCCAAGTCCGGACCGCATGGTTTCCAATGTTAAACAAGAAC AACACGGTCGACctgtaaaaaaatctcaaacagAAAACTCCTGCCAAAATGGCGAAAAGCATTTGAAAAGTGGATCCGCGAATTCCG GAACAGTAGACAAAAGAACGAACGGTCACGTCGATGAAAAAGTGCTGAGTGCCCCGACCCACGTTTCGTCTAAACATGTCAAATCTTATCACCGAGGAAGACGCGCGAATAATGGATCCcgcaagaaaaaatga
- the Jabba gene encoding uncharacterized protein Jabba isoform X3: MSTDGLSSPSLPQILKKMVETITSCGVLLMEATAQLSVGQAIFRLVDRFLWVMEKSFQWSLPSHELIAEENGKTFGKLELVRPLPWIFFLVVLINLRIFRMGLNIGSLILGYPRIEPAEMVRFLQKIRRRLRAIKSNGLKNIRLQTSCSKPSTLEEQSTTESTTINEDPKRKYSELSSDYESSDDSEDEETIQTKIDRLAINDSTNDEDFNCADLSSLEDDEIVSSSNESEISETEIEDLRNEANLILQRTIRKVTEVETEETEVKERIEPIKNTGEDEKLVYSNAAYTTGSYDDFCSPSKLGEEAESAFYSPIGSTSPSPDRMVSNVKQEQHGRPVKKSQTENSCQNGEKHLKSGSANSGTVDKRTNGHVDEKVLSAPTHVSSKHVKSYHRGRRANNGSRKKK, encoded by the exons ATGAGCACAGATGGACTTTCATCTCCGTCT CTtcctcaaattttgaaaaaaatggtagaaACCATAACGAGTTGTGGGGTCCTTTTGATGGAAGCCACAGCACAATTGTCAGTGGGCCAGGCGATATTTCGCCTCGTTGATCGTTTCTTGTGGGTCATGGAAAAATCGTTCCAATGGAGCTTGCCATCTCACGAATTGATAGCAG AGGAGAATGGAAAAACCTTCGGCAAATTAGAATTAGTGAGACCTTTGCCTTGGATATTCTTTTTAGTGGTATTGATAAATCTTCGTATATTCAGAATGGGATTGAATATTGGATCATTAATCCTCGGTTATCCTAGAATCGAACCTGCTGAAATG GTGAGATTTCTGCAGAAAATTCGTAGGAGGCTGAGGGCGATAAAGTCAAATGGCCTGAAAAATATAAGGCTGCAGACAAGCTGCTCGAAG CCATCAACGCTCGAAGAACAATCAACAACGGAATCAACAACGATAAACGAAGACCCGAAACGGAAATATTCGGAATTAAGCTCGGATTATGAATCCTCCGACGATTCCGAGGACGAGGAAACTATTCAGACCAAAATCGATCGTCTTGCTATCAATGACAGTACGAACGACGAAGATTTTAAC TGCGCTGATCTGTCGAGTCTTGAGGACGATGAGATCGTGAGCTCTTCGAATGAGAGTGAGATTTCCGAGACTGAAATCGAGGACCTTCGTAACGAGGCTAATCTGATCTTACAACGTACGATCCGAAAGGTCACAGAGGTCGAGACAGAAGAGACGGAGGTAAAGGAACGAATTGAGCCGATAAAG AACACGGGCGAGGACGAAAAGTTGGTTTATTCGAACGCAGCTTACACTACCGGAAGCTACGACGATTTTTGTTCCCCCTCGAAACTCGGCGAGGAGGCTGAAAGCGCATTTTATTCACCGATCGGTTCGACAAGCCCAAGTCCGGACCGCATGGTTTCCAATGTTAAACAAGAAC AACACGGTCGACctgtaaaaaaatctcaaacagAAAACTCCTGCCAAAATGGCGAAAAGCATTTGAAAAGTGGATCCGCGAATTCCG GAACAGTAGACAAAAGAACGAACGGTCACGTCGATGAAAAAGTGCTGAGTGCCCCGACCCACGTTTCGTCTAAACATGTCAAATCTTATCACCGAGGAAGACGCGCGAATAATGGATCCcgcaagaaaaaatga
- the Jabba gene encoding uncharacterized protein Jabba isoform X2, whose protein sequence is MEATAQLSVGQAIFRLVDRFLWVMEKSFQWSLPSHELIAEENGKTFGKLELVRPLPWIFFLVVLINLRIFRMGLNIGSLILGYPRIEPAEMVRFLQKIRRRLRAIKSNGLKNIRLQTSCSKDNDQNMNHAKWRSSQLIRTIQMTLSSLSCLDSSKLSPSPPPTKIKVHINNEFPSTLEEQSTTESTTINEDPKRKYSELSSDYESSDDSEDEETIQTKIDRLAINDSTNDEDFNCADLSSLEDDEIVSSSNESEISETEIEDLRNEANLILQRTIRKVTEVETEETEVKERIEPIKNTGEDEKLVYSNAAYTTGSYDDFCSPSKLGEEAESAFYSPIGSTSPSPDRMVSNVKQEQHGRPVKKSQTENSCQNGEKHLKSGSANSGTVDKRTNGHVDEKVLSAPTHVSSKHVKSYHRGRRANNGSRKKK, encoded by the exons ATGGAAGCCACAGCACAATTGTCAGTGGGCCAGGCGATATTTCGCCTCGTTGATCGTTTCTTGTGGGTCATGGAAAAATCGTTCCAATGGAGCTTGCCATCTCACGAATTGATAGCAG AGGAGAATGGAAAAACCTTCGGCAAATTAGAATTAGTGAGACCTTTGCCTTGGATATTCTTTTTAGTGGTATTGATAAATCTTCGTATATTCAGAATGGGATTGAATATTGGATCATTAATCCTCGGTTATCCTAGAATCGAACCTGCTGAAATG GTGAGATTTCTGCAGAAAATTCGTAGGAGGCTGAGGGCGATAAAGTCAAATGGCCTGAAAAATATAAGGCTGCAGACAAGCTGCTCGAAG GATAATGATCAAAATATGAACCATGCTAAATGGAGATCATCACAATTGATAAGAACAATCCAGATGACCCTGTCCAGCCTATCCTGTTTGGATAGCTCCAAATTAAGCCCTTCGCCACCTCCCACGAAGATTAAAGTTCACATTAACAACGAATTT CCATCAACGCTCGAAGAACAATCAACAACGGAATCAACAACGATAAACGAAGACCCGAAACGGAAATATTCGGAATTAAGCTCGGATTATGAATCCTCCGACGATTCCGAGGACGAGGAAACTATTCAGACCAAAATCGATCGTCTTGCTATCAATGACAGTACGAACGACGAAGATTTTAAC TGCGCTGATCTGTCGAGTCTTGAGGACGATGAGATCGTGAGCTCTTCGAATGAGAGTGAGATTTCCGAGACTGAAATCGAGGACCTTCGTAACGAGGCTAATCTGATCTTACAACGTACGATCCGAAAGGTCACAGAGGTCGAGACAGAAGAGACGGAGGTAAAGGAACGAATTGAGCCGATAAAG AACACGGGCGAGGACGAAAAGTTGGTTTATTCGAACGCAGCTTACACTACCGGAAGCTACGACGATTTTTGTTCCCCCTCGAAACTCGGCGAGGAGGCTGAAAGCGCATTTTATTCACCGATCGGTTCGACAAGCCCAAGTCCGGACCGCATGGTTTCCAATGTTAAACAAGAAC AACACGGTCGACctgtaaaaaaatctcaaacagAAAACTCCTGCCAAAATGGCGAAAAGCATTTGAAAAGTGGATCCGCGAATTCCG GAACAGTAGACAAAAGAACGAACGGTCACGTCGATGAAAAAGTGCTGAGTGCCCCGACCCACGTTTCGTCTAAACATGTCAAATCTTATCACCGAGGAAGACGCGCGAATAATGGATCCcgcaagaaaaaatga